The proteins below are encoded in one region of Paenisporosarcina cavernae:
- a CDS encoding GNAT family N-acetyltransferase: protein MEFSNDRILLREMTKSDWFDVHKYASQDLVSQYQPWGPNTEEDSINFVNQVIRDARQVPRKRFVFAMIYKENMIGAGEFKIRDFRNKAGEIAYIVNPDYWGKGFATEVATLLIEFGFDVLKLHRIYATCDPRNIASTKVLEKVGMVKEGQIREDLMIKDGWRDSLMYSILEHEWR, encoded by the coding sequence TGGAATTTTCAAATGACAGAATATTGTTAAGAGAAATGACTAAGAGTGACTGGTTTGACGTACATAAATACGCATCACAAGATTTAGTATCCCAATATCAACCTTGGGGACCAAATACCGAAGAAGACTCCATCAATTTTGTAAATCAAGTCATAAGAGATGCTCGTCAAGTACCAAGGAAAAGATTTGTATTTGCGATGATATATAAAGAGAATATGATTGGTGCTGGAGAGTTTAAGATAAGAGATTTTAGAAACAAAGCTGGAGAAATCGCATATATTGTGAATCCAGATTACTGGGGTAAAGGTTTTGCAACAGAAGTTGCAACTCTTCTAATTGAGTTTGGATTTGACGTGCTTAAACTTCATCGGATATATGCAACTTGTGACCCAAGAAACATAGCTTCGACAAAAGTACTGGAGAAGGTAGGTATGGTTAAAGAAGGCCAAATTCGTGAAGATTTGATGATAAAAGACGGATGGCGAGATTCACTAATGTACAGTATCTTAGAACACGAGTGGAGATAG
- a CDS encoding DinB family protein — translation MTNIIETYKKIIHRHSVTQLVYSPSKEQWSISQVIDHCIAVAEEYLESAIDCLNESNEQSEGKTEFGDKLFTNGGFPPIKIKLPKEMNAAPKNSENKDALLTRLDDLANSMNAAEVNIRKTNPRLKLQHGGFGWLNAREWFELIDMHFRHHLRQIDAMDQKIKWNQI, via the coding sequence ATGACAAATATAATCGAAACGTATAAGAAAATCATCCATCGTCATTCAGTAACGCAACTCGTCTATAGTCCATCGAAGGAACAGTGGTCTATTAGTCAAGTTATAGATCACTGTATCGCAGTGGCAGAAGAATATCTAGAGAGTGCAATTGATTGCTTAAATGAAAGTAATGAGCAAAGCGAAGGAAAAACTGAGTTTGGTGACAAGTTGTTTACGAATGGTGGATTTCCGCCGATTAAGATTAAGCTGCCTAAAGAGATGAACGCAGCACCTAAAAATTCTGAGAATAAAGATGCTCTCCTGACGCGATTAGATGATTTAGCTAACAGTATGAATGCTGCGGAAGTGAACATTCGTAAAACGAACCCGAGGTTGAAGCTTCAACACGGCGGTTTCGGCTGGTTAAATGCGCGTGAATGGTTCGAGTTAATCGATATGCATTTTCGTCATCATCTTCGTCAGATAGATGCGATGGACCAAAAGATAAAATGGAACCAAATTTAG
- a CDS encoding YciI family protein, with translation MKFICMGYLNPEKMDARPEAEIEEVMNECAVQLETFFQSGKVLLDVGLEKEVKSLSRKNGQIVIQEVQQTNEAIGSVFMIEAQDMEEAIKIASLHPTVQVEKGVEFEWRIEIHPIHFFQEF, from the coding sequence ATGAAATTTATATGTATGGGTTATTTGAATCCGGAGAAAATGGATGCACGTCCAGAAGCGGAGATTGAAGAAGTGATGAATGAATGCGCCGTACAATTGGAGACATTTTTTCAAAGCGGGAAAGTACTCTTAGATGTGGGTCTAGAAAAAGAGGTAAAATCACTTTCTCGCAAGAATGGCCAAATTGTCATTCAAGAGGTTCAGCAAACTAATGAGGCTATCGGAAGTGTTTTTATGATTGAGGCACAGGATATGGAAGAGGCAATTAAAATCGCTTCCTTACACCCCACTGTCCAGGTGGAAAAGGGAGTAGAGTTTGAATGGAGAATTGAGATTCACCCTATCCATTTCTTCCAGGAATTTTAA
- a CDS encoding AAA family ATPase, whose translation MGKRNYLIEGVSCTGKTTVCNELQSRGYHAIHGDRELAYQGDPETGEPTNSGTHENHIWDLDKVKACVANSDEEITFFCGGSRNFSKFIELFDGVFVLDIDRGTLQQRLDERPQNEWGAKKSERDLILRLHETKEDIPKNGVLIDGTKSIEQVVDDILFHCEKNDRQQT comes from the coding sequence ATGGGAAAAAGAAATTATCTAATAGAAGGCGTTTCTTGTACAGGCAAGACAACGGTTTGCAATGAATTGCAGAGTAGAGGTTATCACGCGATTCATGGGGATAGGGAATTGGCATATCAAGGTGATCCAGAAACGGGAGAACCGACAAATAGCGGAACACACGAGAATCATATTTGGGATTTAGATAAAGTAAAAGCTTGCGTAGCTAACAGTGATGAAGAGATAACATTTTTCTGTGGAGGTTCGAGGAACTTTTCGAAGTTTATCGAGTTATTTGATGGTGTGTTTGTTCTCGATATCGACAGGGGTACTTTACAACAGCGACTGGATGAACGACCACAAAATGAGTGGGGCGCAAAGAAATCGGAACGTGATCTTATTTTGCGACTCCACGAAACGAAAGAAGACATTCCGAAAAACGGGGTGCTCATCGATGGTACTAAGTCAATTGAGCAAGTCGTTGATGACATACTCTTTCATTGCGAAAAAAATGATAGACAACAAACATAA
- a CDS encoding pyridoxamine 5'-phosphate oxidase family protein, translating into MDKEQMKKKILEVLERRQTGVLATVKQNKPHSRYMTFFHDELTFYTPTSIETHKAEEIEENPNIHALVGYEGEGYGDPYLEIEGTSTIQDDKELKEKFWSEQMSHYFEGPNDPNYVLLEIKPSLIRLMNSEEKEPQVLEL; encoded by the coding sequence TTGGATAAAGAACAGATGAAGAAAAAAATTCTAGAGGTATTAGAAAGAAGACAGACTGGTGTACTTGCTACGGTCAAACAAAACAAGCCACATTCAAGATACATGACATTTTTTCATGATGAGTTAACATTTTATACACCGACAAGTATCGAAACGCACAAGGCAGAAGAGATTGAAGAGAACCCGAATATCCATGCATTAGTAGGATATGAAGGGGAGGGATATGGAGATCCATATCTCGAAATAGAAGGTACTTCTACAATTCAAGATGATAAAGAGTTAAAGGAAAAATTTTGGTCAGAGCAAATGTCCCATTATTTTGAAGGTCCAAATGATCCTAACTATGTGCTTCTTGAAATCAAACCAAGTTTAATTAGATTAATGAACAGTGAAGAGAAAGAACCGCAAGTCTTGGAGCTGTAA
- a CDS encoding YdhK family protein: MKMFISALTMTAITGLAACGASDDMDSHENMGEMKKMDNEMDHSEMEMSGSGEVPTGLEASENPTFEVGDTAIITADHMEGMKDAKATIVGAFETVAYSISYDPTNGGQRVENHKWIIHEEIQDATDEPYKTGDEVKVKADHMKGMDGAIATIDSAEETTVYMVDFEMTTTGDKVKNHKWVTEDELTKQ; this comes from the coding sequence ATGAAAATGTTTATTAGTGCATTAACAATGACGGCGATAACTGGGCTTGCGGCATGTGGAGCAAGTGACGATATGGATTCTCATGAGAATATGGGCGAAATGAAAAAAATGGATAACGAGATGGACCATTCTGAAATGGAAATGTCAGGTTCTGGAGAAGTACCTACAGGATTAGAAGCGTCAGAAAATCCAACATTCGAAGTAGGAGATACTGCCATTATTACGGCAGATCACATGGAAGGGATGAAAGATGCAAAGGCTACAATTGTTGGGGCGTTTGAAACTGTTGCTTATAGTATTTCTTATGATCCAACTAATGGTGGACAACGAGTAGAGAATCATAAATGGATTATTCACGAGGAGATTCAAGATGCTACGGATGAGCCGTACAAAACTGGTGATGAAGTAAAAGTAAAGGCGGACCATATGAAAGGTATGGATGGTGCGATCGCAACAATCGATTCTGCTGAAGAAACGACGGTATATATGGTTGATTTTGAAATGACGACTACTGGAGATAAAGTTAAAAATCATAAATGGGTAACGGAAGATGAATTAACGAAACAGTAA
- a CDS encoding DUF4362 domain-containing protein has translation MLKIKYIVYLFVLACLLVACNTSNGSDEMQERVKPSVKGVSDVDVINTHGGVEGVKNMQVFFENTQKGIASDLRIVHYTIEGDPMVTDLSYNGDTIEVEHDTTRDTYGSGQVTTITCGKLLVESNPTNIAYIVTDCKGLPYGMESVLQIDYNMNQQDLFEIELKYGIELENEINTVSKTMKKVISTQETQSTKDFELPESVMQEVYKELVLMNYLGEKDLQAKCTEEDAKNYQLKVHINGGQREFKWTSCDQSYDGEKLTEIAEYVIEQSEIEQNEMPEVTVQGYVLEIKDNMLLIVEDVNMVEFEWLKEELPQNDMNTWIFDFTNLEGVTTEEYEIGDKVQATIQGDIIGSKPGKAVVKEIKKIN, from the coding sequence ATGTTAAAAATAAAGTACATCGTATATCTTTTTGTACTAGCCTGCCTTCTAGTAGCTTGTAATACCTCTAATGGTTCTGATGAGATGCAAGAGAGAGTAAAACCTTCAGTAAAGGGGGTAAGTGACGTTGATGTCATTAATACGCATGGCGGAGTTGAAGGTGTTAAAAATATGCAGGTCTTTTTTGAAAACACTCAAAAAGGGATAGCTTCTGATTTGCGGATTGTCCATTATACGATTGAAGGAGATCCAATGGTCACGGATTTAAGTTATAACGGGGATACAATTGAAGTGGAGCACGATACCACTAGAGATACTTATGGAAGTGGTCAAGTCACTACAATCACTTGCGGCAAACTATTGGTTGAATCAAACCCGACTAATATAGCATATATTGTAACCGACTGTAAGGGGTTGCCTTATGGGATGGAGAGTGTTTTACAAATAGACTATAACATGAATCAGCAAGACTTATTTGAAATTGAATTGAAGTATGGTATTGAGCTTGAGAACGAAATAAATACTGTAAGTAAAACGATGAAAAAAGTTATCAGTACTCAAGAAACTCAAAGTACAAAGGATTTTGAGTTACCCGAAAGCGTTATGCAAGAGGTTTATAAAGAATTGGTACTGATGAATTATTTAGGTGAAAAAGATTTGCAAGCTAAATGTACTGAGGAAGATGCAAAGAACTATCAACTAAAGGTTCATATAAATGGTGGTCAACGTGAATTCAAATGGACTTCTTGTGATCAAAGTTATGATGGTGAGAAATTGACGGAGATTGCAGAGTACGTAATAGAACAATCTGAAATAGAACAGAATGAAATGCCAGAAGTTACGGTCCAAGGCTATGTCCTTGAAATTAAAGACAATATGCTTCTTATTGTTGAAGATGTAAACATGGTTGAATTTGAATGGCTTAAAGAAGAATTACCCCAAAATGATATGAATACTTGGATTTTTGATTTCACTAATTTAGAAGGAGTTACAACTGAGGAATATGAAATTGGTGATAAAGTCCAAGCAACGATTCAGGGGGATATCATTGGCTCTAAACCAGGGAAAGCGGTTGTGAAGGAAATTAAGAAAATAAATTAA
- the glmS gene encoding glutamine--fructose-6-phosphate transaminase (isomerizing), whose amino-acid sequence MCGIVGYIGEIDAKEILLKGLEKLEYRGYDSAGIAVRNEAGITVFKEKGRIADLRSAVDTGVEGKTGIGHTRWATHGVPNQVNAHPHQSTSGRFTLVHNGVIENYHLLQKEYLPGVEMKSDTDTEVIVQLIEKFVNDGMTTAEAFRKTLGLLHGSYAIALLDAEEAQTIYVAKNKSPLLVGLGDDFNVVASDAMAMLQVTDRYVELHDQEMVIVKKESVEIQTLDGKTVARDSYVAELDMSDIEKGTYPHYMLKEIDEQPAVMRKIIQAYQNDAGELTIDSNIVDAINAADRLYIIAAGTSYHAGLVGKGYFEKLTGKPVEVHISSEFGYNMPLLSEKPLFIFITQSGETADSRQVLVKIKELGHPTLTITNVQGSTLSREADHTLLLHAGPEIAVASTKAYVAQIAVLAVAATVAAKQAGKTIDFDLVHELGIVANAIQAMVDSKDEMEAIAKDFLATTRNAFFIGRNVDFYVSLEGALKLKEISYIQAEGFAGGELKHGTIALIEDGTPVFALATQKAVALNIRGNVKEVVARGAKPSIISMEGMEEEGDTLVIPPVHPLLTPLVSVIPLQLISYYAALHRDCDVDKPRNLAKSVTVE is encoded by the coding sequence ATGTGCGGTATCGTAGGATATATTGGGGAAATTGATGCAAAAGAGATTTTATTAAAAGGGTTAGAGAAGCTAGAGTATCGTGGATATGACTCGGCTGGTATTGCTGTGCGCAATGAAGCGGGAATTACGGTATTTAAAGAAAAAGGTCGTATTGCGGATCTTCGTTCTGCAGTAGATACAGGCGTTGAAGGCAAAACTGGAATTGGACACACTCGTTGGGCAACACACGGTGTGCCAAACCAAGTAAATGCGCATCCACACCAAAGTACAAGTGGCCGTTTTACGTTAGTGCATAATGGCGTTATCGAAAACTATCATTTATTGCAAAAAGAATATTTACCAGGCGTGGAAATGAAGTCTGACACAGACACAGAAGTAATTGTGCAGTTAATCGAGAAATTCGTGAATGACGGGATGACAACGGCAGAAGCATTCCGTAAAACATTAGGTCTACTTCATGGGTCGTATGCGATTGCCTTATTAGATGCAGAAGAAGCGCAAACTATTTATGTGGCAAAAAACAAAAGCCCACTGTTAGTTGGACTTGGCGATGATTTCAATGTGGTCGCATCGGATGCAATGGCGATGCTACAAGTAACGGATCGCTATGTAGAATTGCATGACCAAGAAATGGTCATCGTAAAAAAGGAATCAGTCGAAATTCAAACGCTAGACGGTAAAACAGTAGCACGTGATTCATATGTGGCGGAACTTGATATGAGCGATATTGAAAAAGGAACATATCCTCACTACATGTTAAAAGAGATTGATGAGCAACCTGCTGTTATGCGTAAAATCATTCAAGCGTATCAAAATGATGCAGGTGAGTTAACGATCGATTCGAACATCGTGGATGCTATCAATGCTGCAGATCGTTTATATATTATTGCTGCTGGAACGAGCTACCACGCTGGATTAGTCGGAAAAGGCTATTTTGAGAAATTAACAGGAAAACCTGTAGAAGTGCACATTTCAAGTGAATTTGGCTATAACATGCCACTTCTGTCAGAAAAACCGTTATTCATTTTCATTACGCAATCTGGTGAGACTGCAGATTCGCGTCAAGTGTTAGTGAAAATCAAAGAGCTTGGACATCCAACACTGACAATTACAAACGTACAAGGATCGACTCTTTCTCGTGAAGCTGACCACACGTTGTTACTACATGCGGGTCCAGAAATTGCCGTTGCATCGACAAAAGCATATGTAGCGCAAATTGCCGTGCTTGCAGTTGCGGCTACTGTTGCAGCGAAACAAGCTGGAAAAACAATCGATTTTGACTTAGTACATGAACTAGGAATTGTCGCCAATGCGATTCAAGCGATGGTTGACTCTAAAGATGAAATGGAAGCAATTGCGAAAGACTTCTTAGCTACAACTCGTAATGCGTTCTTCATCGGACGTAATGTCGACTTCTACGTAAGTTTAGAAGGAGCATTGAAACTAAAAGAAATCTCCTACATCCAAGCAGAAGGGTTTGCTGGTGGGGAATTAAAACACGGTACAATCGCGTTAATCGAAGACGGTACGCCAGTGTTCGCACTTGCGACGCAAAAAGCAGTCGCGTTGAACATTCGTGGAAACGTAAAAGAAGTAGTTGCTCGTGGTGCGAAACCATCCATCATTTCAATGGAAGGTATGGAAGAAGAGGGAGACACATTAGTGATCCCACCAGTTCATCCATTGTTGACACCACTCGTGTCAGTAATACCTTTACAATTAATCAGCTACTATGCAGCTCTACACAGAGACTGTGACGTAGACAAACCAAGAAACTTAGCAAAATCAGTAACTGTAGAGTAA
- the glmM gene encoding phosphoglucosamine mutase, with protein sequence MGKYFGTDGVRGVANSELTPELAFQLGRVGGYVLTKGSAERSKVLVGRDTRISGHMLEGALTAGLLSVGVEVMRLGVISTPGVSYLTRVMSAEAGVMISASHNPVADNGIKFFGSDGFKLTDEQEAEMEALLDGDGSEIPRPIGGDLGTITDYFEGGQKYISYLKQSVDEDFVGIHVALDCAHGATSSIATHLFADLDADLSTMGASPNGLNINAGVGSTHPEKLAELVVEKGADVGLAFDGDGDRLIAVDEKGNIVDGDQIMYICAKHLKNEGRLNNDAVVSTVMSNMGFYKALEEHGMTSVKTAVGDRYVVEEMKKNGYNLGGEQSGHIIFLDYNTTGDGLLTGLQLVNIMKMTGKKLSELAAEMTIFPQKLVNIRVTDKHAVTDNEKVAAVIAEVEKEMDGDGRVLVRPSGTEPLVRVMVEAPTAEACENYVERIAQVVRDEMGLNE encoded by the coding sequence ATGGGTAAATATTTTGGTACAGATGGTGTTCGTGGCGTTGCGAATAGTGAGCTAACACCTGAATTAGCGTTTCAATTAGGTCGTGTTGGAGGATATGTTCTAACAAAAGGCTCTGCGGAGCGCTCGAAAGTACTAGTTGGTCGTGATACACGTATCTCAGGTCATATGCTAGAAGGTGCACTTACAGCTGGTTTATTATCAGTCGGAGTAGAAGTTATGCGCCTAGGTGTCATTAGTACACCAGGTGTCTCGTATTTAACACGTGTGATGAGCGCGGAAGCTGGTGTTATGATATCTGCATCGCATAATCCTGTAGCAGATAACGGCATTAAATTCTTTGGCTCGGATGGCTTTAAGCTAACCGATGAACAAGAAGCGGAAATGGAAGCTCTGTTAGATGGAGACGGATCTGAGATTCCTCGTCCAATCGGAGGAGATCTAGGAACAATTACAGACTACTTTGAAGGCGGCCAAAAATATATTAGCTATTTGAAGCAATCAGTGGATGAAGACTTCGTTGGCATTCATGTGGCATTAGACTGTGCACACGGAGCAACTTCCTCGATCGCGACACATTTGTTTGCCGATTTAGATGCCGACCTTTCCACAATGGGTGCTTCTCCAAATGGCTTGAATATTAATGCGGGTGTCGGTTCCACTCATCCAGAAAAATTAGCAGAGCTAGTGGTTGAAAAAGGCGCGGACGTTGGATTAGCGTTCGACGGCGATGGAGACCGCTTAATCGCAGTAGATGAAAAAGGAAACATCGTAGACGGCGACCAAATCATGTATATTTGTGCAAAGCACTTAAAAAATGAAGGTCGTTTAAACAATGACGCGGTTGTTTCTACTGTCATGAGCAACATGGGCTTCTATAAAGCACTGGAAGAACATGGTATGACAAGCGTTAAAACAGCAGTAGGCGATCGATATGTCGTCGAAGAGATGAAGAAGAATGGATATAACCTTGGTGGAGAGCAATCAGGACACATTATTTTCCTCGATTACAACACAACTGGTGACGGATTGCTGACTGGGCTTCAATTAGTCAATATCATGAAAATGACAGGGAAGAAATTATCCGAGCTTGCAGCTGAGATGACTATTTTCCCTCAAAAACTTGTGAATATCCGCGTGACAGATAAACATGCCGTAACGGACAACGAAAAAGTCGCTGCCGTGATTGCGGAAGTGGAGAAGGAAATGGACGGGGATGGACGTGTTTTAGTACGCCCTTCTGGAACAGAACCACTTGTTCGCGTAATGGTGGAAGCACCAACAGCAGAAGCATGTGAAAACTATGTAGAACGCATTGCACAAGTTGTGCGTGATGAAATGGGACTAAACGAATAA
- a CDS encoding YbbR-like domain-containing protein codes for MDKWMDSPWFLRITALLLALLLFLTIKADQNATDLANRGTQSDVIRDVPVEVYYDDDNFVVTGVPKAVDLRIEGPPAQVQSIRNLRDFTVFVDLRNMTMGEHQVTIQHENISGEMDVKIDPGVVTVNIEERVTKEFRVEPEMNERLLAENYVITGIESETERISVTGAKSVIDSISFVKASVAADQGVKESFTKEADVRVLDRDLNKLSVSMEPATVTVKVTIEQYSKTLPLDLQEQGTPPDGVTINSLRLKTASVRVYGNKGIIDALDSLPVSVDVSKLNESSTVEGKVTLPDGVTKIDPEKIEIEANITKQDETAMSRLNEPVTD; via the coding sequence ATGGATAAGTGGATGGATAGCCCTTGGTTTTTGCGAATAACGGCGCTACTCTTAGCCCTTCTATTATTCCTCACCATTAAGGCAGATCAAAATGCAACGGATTTAGCGAATAGAGGAACACAATCGGATGTGATCCGAGATGTGCCTGTGGAAGTCTATTATGATGATGACAACTTTGTCGTAACAGGAGTTCCAAAAGCGGTGGATTTACGTATAGAAGGACCACCTGCGCAAGTACAATCAATTCGTAATTTACGTGATTTCACCGTTTTCGTCGATTTGCGTAATATGACGATGGGGGAACATCAAGTCACGATTCAGCACGAGAATATTTCGGGTGAGATGGATGTGAAGATCGACCCGGGTGTTGTCACTGTCAATATTGAAGAAAGAGTGACGAAAGAGTTCCGTGTGGAGCCAGAGATGAACGAACGCTTGTTGGCGGAGAATTATGTGATTACTGGTATTGAGTCAGAAACGGAACGTATTTCCGTGACTGGAGCTAAAAGCGTGATTGATAGCATTTCATTTGTAAAGGCATCGGTAGCAGCTGACCAAGGAGTGAAAGAATCCTTCACAAAAGAAGCGGACGTGCGCGTATTAGATCGTGATTTAAATAAGCTTTCTGTATCAATGGAGCCCGCTACAGTCACGGTGAAAGTGACGATAGAGCAATACAGTAAAACACTTCCACTCGATTTGCAAGAACAAGGAACTCCACCCGATGGCGTAACGATTAACTCATTGCGACTTAAAACGGCTTCGGTTCGCGTATATGGTAATAAGGGAATTATCGATGCACTCGATTCACTTCCAGTATCTGTGGACGTTTCCAAGTTGAATGAAAGCTCCACGGTGGAAGGAAAGGTCACCTTGCCAGATGGTGTGACAAAAATCGATCCAGAAAAAATTGAGATCGAAGCGAATATAACAAAACAAGATGAAACTGCGATGAGCAGATTAAACGAACCGGTGACGGATTAA
- the cdaA gene encoding diadenylate cyclase CdaA, with translation MAFLEEFVGTTPVSVLVNLLDMLLVWFVIYKIITLIRGTKAVQLLKGIFVIIIARILTDVLGFDTLGWMMQKIIDWGFLAIIIIFQPELRRALEQIGRGKLFARTNMQEAEEQNRLIEAMTKSISYMAKRRIGALISIERETGLSEYVETGIPMNSDITSELLINIFIPNTPLHDGAVVMQKSKIAAAACYLPLSESPFISKELGTRHRAALGLSEVTDAITIVVSEETGAVSLTANGDLHRNLSMEEFEARLRKMWFGPEPETTPSSIWTWRGKKNG, from the coding sequence GTGGCGTTTTTAGAAGAATTTGTGGGGACGACGCCAGTAAGCGTGCTTGTCAATCTGCTCGACATGTTACTTGTATGGTTTGTAATTTATAAAATCATAACGCTCATTCGGGGAACGAAAGCAGTTCAACTGCTAAAAGGGATATTCGTGATTATTATTGCAAGGATTCTCACGGATGTTTTAGGATTTGATACGCTCGGATGGATGATGCAAAAGATTATCGATTGGGGTTTTCTTGCGATTATCATTATCTTCCAGCCTGAATTGAGAAGGGCACTAGAGCAAATTGGTCGCGGTAAATTATTTGCTCGGACGAATATGCAAGAGGCAGAAGAACAAAATCGCTTAATCGAAGCGATGACGAAATCGATTTCGTATATGGCAAAACGTCGGATCGGCGCACTTATTTCAATTGAACGAGAAACTGGATTAAGTGAATATGTCGAGACTGGGATCCCGATGAATTCAGATATTACCTCGGAATTATTAATTAATATTTTTATCCCAAACACCCCTCTACATGATGGTGCAGTTGTTATGCAAAAAAGCAAAATTGCAGCAGCAGCGTGTTATTTGCCATTGTCCGAGAGTCCTTTTATTTCAAAAGAGCTCGGAACTCGTCATCGGGCAGCTCTTGGTTTAAGTGAAGTGACGGATGCGATTACAATTGTTGTATCAGAAGAAACAGGTGCCGTCAGTTTAACGGCAAATGGTGATTTACACCGAAATCTATCGATGGAAGAATTTGAAGCAAGACTTCGCAAAATGTGGTTTGGACCTGAACCGGAAACGACACCAAGCTCTATTTGGACGTGGAGGGGGAAAAAGAATGGATAA